A window of Nostoc sp. TCL26-01 genomic DNA:
TAATCAAATTACATCGCAAGCGGCTTTGAAAAAATGGACACAAATAACTGGTTTATACAATCGAGCTGATTATCCAGATAATTATGCTTTAGAATTAAGCTCTGGTCAAAGTATTGTTCATAACAGATTTGTTGTTCCTGATTGGGGTGTATTGCGATTCGATCTGCATACAGGAGATATAACAGCAGATGCGACTAATAAATTGCGAGTAACAATTCAAGCTGTGGATGGCAGCAGCGCAGATGTTTCGACTGAAATTAACCTTCAAGAAGCTCGTGGAACAGTAAGTGAGTACTTGGCGGATACGCGGCGAATTGGTTATGGGGAAAAAGGATTTGAGACGTTTACCTTAGATGTTCCAGATACGTTGCGTGGGAAAGTGGCAACTATTTCATTTGTGTTGGATGGTGGGAGTCCGGTTTATTTAGACAATGTATTCTTCAAGAGCCAGCATTTATTGCTGGGAAATCCAACACTAAATGGACAGGAAGCGAGACCAGATGTGTCTACAAATGCTGATAATTATCTAATTGAGAAGCCTCAGTACGCGCTTTCTTATAATTCCAGCGCGAGAATTCCAAACTGGGTTAGCTGGCAGGTCAATCAGTCATGGGTAGGTGCTGCGCCCCGACCAGGTGAAGAAGATGTTACTCCTGGCTATCCATATGGGCCAAAAGACTATCCCTGGATGCCAGATGCAATCCTTCCTACACAATTAACAACTGTTTTACCTACAAATTATTCAGCCGATCCTAATTATGATCGAGGACACCAAACGCCAAATGAACATCGTAATAGAAATCAAAAAGATCAGTTCTCAACATTTTTGATGACTAATTCCATACCACAATATTTCCAGACTCAGCGGACTGGGTCATGGCGTAGATTCGAGAATTTTAGTACCAGTCTTGTCAAAAATAATGGTCTTGAACTTTACAATATTTCTGGAGGAGCCGGAGTATACCCAAATTCTCCCTTGGAGCAAGTTCACGGAATCCAAACGCCTGACTCTATTTGGAAGGTAGTTGTGGTTCTTAATCCAGGTGAGACTTTAGAGGATATAAATGTCAACACACCTATTATCGCAGTTAACATTCCTAATTACGCTTCGCCATTTCCAGATGACCCAGATTTCCCAAATCCAGGTACAAGTGAGTGGAATATCTGGATAGAAACAATTGATCGAATTGAAGAACTGACTGGATTAGATTTACTTTCTAATCTCCCAGATGATATTGAACAATTCATTGAAAGTCGGAAATATGAAGGGCCAATAACAGCTTCAGGATTTCCTACATTTACACCATCTCTATCTGCTTCCTTACTTGCTAGTTCAACACCTATTAAAGATAACTTCTCTCAAGTTTCAGATACAGTTATCATTTCGGACACTTCCGTCAGGCATAGTGGTGTTACAGAATATAGCTCCAGCAACTCTAGGATTATCGATTCCCCCAGGCAAATCAATCAAAGCACTACTCAGGTCAACGTTAGTCAAGTTAGCCCCAATCAGGTGAGGAGCACCGAACATAGCTCCGGTTATTTGAGCATTGGTCAGGTCAGCTCCTGGCAAACCGGAATCAGCCAAATTGGCTCTAGTCAAATTGGCTCTAGTCAAATTAGCCCACTCAAGCGTAGCTTCACAGATGGAGGCTTTAGTCAAGTTGGCATCACTGAAATCAACCTCTTCGAGTTGAGCGCAATCCAAATTAGCTCCACTGAGATTAGCCCCACTCAAATTAGCTCCAGTCAAATTAGCCCCGAACAAAGTCGCTTCGCTCAAGTTGATTCCAGGCAAGGAGGCATCTTCCAATCTGGCTCCATGCAGGTTAACTTTGGAGAAATCTCTCTCCCCAGCAGCGTATCGTTGCAACAATTCCTCAGCAGTTATACTCATCTATACTCCTCTGCATTAAGCAACACATTTAAAGATAACTTACTAAGTATCTTCGACCCCACCTTCAACATCAACTTCCAAATAACCAATCTCCCCACCGGACAATTAGCCGAAGCCCAAATCACTGACTACGACCAATACGGTCGCCCCAACGGTGGAACCATCCTCATCGACAACGACGCTAACGGTGTAGGCTGGTTCATCGACCCCACTCCGCTTGATAACAGCGAATTCACCATTTCCCTCACTGACACAGCCTTCCGAGCTACCACAGGCGACGCATTCGTTAAATACGACCTCCTCACCACCATCCTCCACGAAACCGGACACCTACTAGGTATAATCAACGGCAACCCAGGCTTTGACCGTTACACCCAAACCATCAACGGCACAAAAACCTTCATCGGCAACAACTTTACCGCCACCCTCACCCCAGACGGTAGCCACCTTGACTCCAAAGTACACCCCTACGACCTGATGAACAACACCCTCGCTCCAGGGGTGCGTAAACTACCATCATGGCTCAACCTGCAAATGATTAACGCTATCCGTAATACTACGGCAGCATCAAATAGTGCAACACAACTAACAGCACCACTAACCGCAATACTCCTAGCAGACATCACCAACGGCAACTTCAGCGAAAGCGACACCACCAAACCCGAATACGGCTGGACAACACGCGGTGCAGCCACCATCCTTAACAAAGAAGCCGTCCTCACCGAAGACTCCCCCTTACTCAGCAACTTCTCCCAATCCTTCATCATCCCAGAAGGAGCCAAATACCTCCAATTCACCTTGAAAAACACCACCTTGGGAGCAAACACCCCCACAGCCCCAGGTGACGCATTCGAGGTGGCATTACTCAACGTCAACACCAAACAATCCTTAGTCAACACCAGCCAAGGACTCACCCAAACTGACTCCCTACTTAACATCCAAAATAACGGTACATACTACACCAGCAACAAAGTAACTCTAGTCAACACCACCCCCAACAGCACCCTTACCCTCAACCAACCACTCACATTTAAAGTAGACCTCACAGGCATTCAAGCAGGAACCGCCGCCACTCTGTACTTCGACCTCCTTGGTTTCGGTGCAAAAGATGCTAAAGTCGTCCTCGACAACGTAATGCTGCTAGACAACGACTTCATAGCGCCAGTTGCCAACAACGATACCGCCACCACCAACCAAACTCAACCAGTTACAATCAACCTTCTGGCTAATGATACTGATGCAGACAGCAGCATCAACCCCTCAACCCTGACCATCCAAACCAACCCCAGCAACGGGACAATCCTGCTCAACCCAGATGGTACAGTTACATACACCCCCAACACCACCTTCGTCGGCACAGACACCTTCACCTACACCGTACTCGACACAGAAGGCTTAACATCCAACACCGCCGCCGTCAACATCACAGTCAACAATATTGCCCCAGTCATCACAATCATTACAGGCGACACCACCACCACCGAAGGCAAAACAGCCAACTTTAGTGCCACAGCCATCGACCCAGGTGACGAACTCACCTACCTCTGGAACTTTGGCGACAATTCACAATTAGTAGAAGGTAAAAACGCTACCCACACCTACGCCGACAACCGCACATACATCGCCACCCTCACCGTGATGGATAGCAAAGGCGTAAATAGCTTCCGGTCCCTAGAAATCACCGTCAACAACGCCGCACCCAGAGTGTCAGCAGGTGCAGACCAAAGCATAAACGAAGGTCAATCTGTTAACTTCAACGGCACATTTACCGACCCTGGTATCTTTGACACCCACACCTACACTTGGGACTTCGGTGACGGAAATACCGTAAACGGTACACTCATCCCCACTCACATATACGCCAGCAATGGCACTTATACCGCCAAACTCACCGTTACCGATTTTGATGGTAGTGTAAGTAGCGATACATTAATCGTCACCGTGAACAATGTCGCTCCTGTAATCAACACCATCAACGGCGAGATTACAGTCAATGAAGGCGCAACAGCTAACTTCAGTGCCACAGCCACAGATGCAGGCAACGATACATTAACATATACTTGGGACTTCGGCGATCGCACTGAGCCTGTTGAAGGTCAATCTGTCAGCCACATCTTTACAGATAACAATGATTACACAGTCACCTTGACAGTACGCGACTCGGATGGTGCAGTCACAGTGCAAACACTTAACGTTAAAGTGAACAACGTTGCACCAATAGTTGACGCAGGTACAGATTCTATCGCCAACGAAGGACAAGCCATAGTCTTCAATGGAAACTTTACTGACCCTGGCATCTTAGATACTCATACAATCGAGTGGAACTTTGGCGACGGGAACACTACAACAGGTATTCTCAATCCGACGCATACTTATACCCAAAATGGTACGTACAGCGTCACTCTGACAATAAGCGATAATGCAGGTGCATTAACAACTGACACTCTCACAGTCACCATCAACAATGTCGCCCCCATAATTACTCAAATCACAGGGACAACAGAAGTAGAAGAAGGCACAGCAGCTTTCTTCACCGCCCTAGCTACCGATGCAGGCAACGACACCCTCACCTACACATGGAACTTTGGCGATGGTTCTGACACTGTACAAGGATTTGATGTTAGCCACACCTTCAAAGACAATGGAATTTACACCGTTACCCTGACTGTTAGCGATTCTGATGGTGCAACGACCACCCAAACACTAATTACAAAAGTTAATAACGTCGCAGCGACAGTTGATGCGGGTGTAGACCAAATCATGTATACAAACGAACCCGTTATCTTCGACGGGCAATTTACCGATCCAGGGATTTTAGATACCCACACAATTACTTGGGATTTCGGTGACGGCAACATCGCCACTGGTATCCTCAACCCATCCCATACATACACTCAACATGGGGAATACATTGTTACCCTGGCGATCGCTGACTCGGATGGTGCAATCTCCAACGATACCATGATCATGACCGTGAAGAAACCGCCCACCATCTCTGTGAGCAATATCTCCATCCAGGAAGGGGATCATGGCAACAAGTATGCCGTTTTCACTGCCAGCTTAAGTGAAGCTAGCTTACGTACCATCACCGCCAACTACTCCACTAGCGACGGCACAGCCACTTTTGCCGATTATACTGCTAGCAATGGCACAATCACCTTTGAAAGAGGCGAAATCAGCAAGACTATTACCGTTCAAGTTCTCGGTGATACAACAGATGAATTTGATGAAACCTTCTTCCTCAATTTGAGCGAGGTGACGAACGCTACAATCGTTAATCACACAGCCTCTGCCATCATCTTGGACGATGACGCTGACCCAAGCATCACGATAGGTGACAGAAGCATCACCGAAACAGACAATGGTACAGCAACCATTACCTACACTCTTAACCTTTCTGCACCTAGCGCCAAACCGATCTCGGTAAAATATGGCACAGAAGATGGTACGGCAATAGCTCTTAATGACTACATCGCTACCAACGGTATAATTAACTTTGCTCCCGGTGAAATAACCAAAACTGTTACCGTACAGGTACTTGGTGATACCATCGATGAATTTGACGAAACCTTCTTCCTGAACTTGAGTGATGCTACAAACGCTACCATTACCAACAACCAAGCCGTAAGTACAATCCTCGACAACGACGTACCACCCAGCATCATCATAGGTGACAAAACTATCACGGAAGGTGACAACGGTACAGCAGCAATCACCTACACCGTCAGCCTCTCTGCACCTAGCGCCAAACCAATCTCCGTCAAATACGCTACAGCAGATGGGACAGCAACTGCTGGAACTGACTATACTGCTACCAACGGTACAATTAACTTTGAAAGAGGTGAAACAACTAAAACCATTACGGTACAAGTGCTGGGTGACACTATTGATGAATATGACGAAACCTTATTCCTCAATTTGAGCGATGCTACAAACGCTACCATTACCAAAAACCAAGCTGTAAGTACAATCCTGGACAACGACGCACCACCCAGCATCATCATAGGTGACAAAACCATCATGGAAGGTGACAACGGTACAGCTACCATCACCTATACCGTGAACCTCTCCGCAGCCAGTGAAAAAACAATCTTAGTTAAATACGCTACAGCAGACGGTACGGCAATTGCCGGAACTGACTACACCGCCACCAACGGAACACTCACTTTTGCACCAGGAGAAATCACTAAAACGATTACCGTACAAGTGCTAGGCGACACTATTGATGAATTTGATGAAACTTTCTTCCTCAACTTGAGCGATGCCACAAATGCCACAATTACTAACAACCAAGCCATAAGTACAATTGTTGACAACGATGCACTACCAAGTATAACGATTGGCGACAGAACTATCACTGAAACAGATAGTGGTACAACAACCATCACTTACACTATCAACCTCTCCGCAGCCAGCGCCAAACCCATCTCCCTCAAATACGCTACAGCAGATGGCACAGCAACTGTCGGGAATGACTACACCGCCATCAATGGTACAATCAGCTTTGTACCAGGGGAAACCAGCAAAACCGTTACTGTTCAAGTACTTGGTGACACCATTGACGAATTCGACGAAACCTTCTTCCTCAACTTGAGCGATGCTACAAATGCCACAATTGCTAAGAATCAAGCGGTAAGTACAATTGTTGACAACGATGCACTACCAAGTATCACGATTGACGACAGAACTATCACTGAAACAGATAGCGGTACAACAACCATCACTTACACTATCAACCTCTCCGCAGCCAGCGCCAAACCCATCTCCCTCAAATACGCTACAGCAGATGGCACAGCAACTGTCGGGAATGACTACACCGCCAGTAATGGTACAATCAGCTTTGTACCAGGGGAAACCAGCAAAACCGTTACTGTTCAAGTACTTGGTGACACCATTGATGAATTTGATGAAACCTTCTTCCTCAACTTGAGTGATGCTACAAATGCCACAATTGCTAAGAACCAAGCGGTAGGTACAATTGTGGACAACGACGCACCACCAGCAATTACAATAAGCGACAGAACTGTCACCGAAACAGATAGCGGAGCGATCTCATTCACCTACACTATCAGCCTGAATACCCCAAGCGGTAAACCCATCAGCGTCAAATACTCTACAGCAGATGGGACAGCAACTGCTGGCAGTGACTATACTGCTACCAACGGTATAATTAACTTTGCTCCTGGTGAAACTACTAAAACTGTAACTGTTCAAGTTCTGGGTGATACCATTGATGAATTTGACGAAACCTTCTTCCTCAACTTGAGTGATGCTACAAACGCTACCATTATCAAGAGCCAAGCTGTAACCACCATCATCGACAACGACGCACCACCCAGTATCACGATTGGCGACAGAACAATTACCGAAGGACATAGCGGAACGCAAATACTCAACTTTACCGTTAGCCTCAATAGCGCTTCCCAAAAGACAATTAGCGTGAAATATGACACAGCCAACGGTACAGCAACTGCTGGCAGCGACTATACAGCAACAAGCGGTACAATTACCTTCGCCCCTGGTGAAACTACTAAAACAGTATCAGTACAAGTGATAGGCGACAGATTAGACGAACAAAACGAGAATTTCTTTGTTAATCTCTCTCAAGCCATCAATGCCAACATTGCCGATGCCCAAGCAATTGGTACAATTATTGATGATGATGAATCACCCACACTGACTGTGAAGAGTGTCCCAGGGGAATTATGGCCACCTAATCATAAAATGGTGGAAGTCAAAGTC
This region includes:
- a CDS encoding pentapeptide repeat-containing protein is translated as MSITAEELLQRYAAGERDFSKVNLHGARLEDASLPGINLSEATLFGANLTGANLSGANLSGANLDCAQLEEVDFSDANLTKASICEATLEWANLTRANLTRANLADSGLPGADLTNAQITGAMFGAPHLIGANLTNVDLSSALIDLPGGIDNPRVAGAIFCNTTMPDGSVRNDNCI